Proteins from a single region of Nocardioides anomalus:
- a CDS encoding aldehyde dehydrogenase family protein, whose product MPDLYVDGAWVSALAGGRRTIACPADATVVAEVDEAGPEDTERAIGAAHRAFHDGPWPQTSARERGDLLLRVADLLQRDTEAVAAAESGDTGKRLVESRYDVADVVSVFRHYGRIAAEDSGRVVDTGNPDVLSRIVHEPIGVCGLIAPWNYPLLQASWKVAPCLAAGNTFVLKPSELTPSTSIHLMRILEEAGLPAGVGNLVLGAGPQAAALLSSDPRVDLVSFTGGLVTGRVVMAEAAKTVKKVALELGGKNPNIVFADADLEVALDYALTAVFLHSGQVCSAGARLLVEESVHDRFVDALVDRAKAIRLGGPHDDKAETGPLISAQHRDKVAAYVARGLEEGATLRCGGQAPDEEALQSGYYFLPTILDGVRSEMSVAQDESFGPVLTVETFSGEDEAVAIANDSIYGLAGAVWTQDAGKAQRVAGRLRMGTVWINDYHPYVPQAEWGGYKQSGVGRELGRAGLEEYRETKHVWHNIRPAEQRWFQG is encoded by the coding sequence GTGCCTGACCTCTACGTCGACGGAGCGTGGGTCAGCGCGCTCGCAGGCGGCCGCCGGACCATCGCGTGCCCGGCGGACGCGACGGTCGTGGCCGAGGTCGACGAGGCCGGCCCGGAGGACACCGAGCGCGCCATCGGGGCGGCGCACCGCGCGTTCCACGACGGACCGTGGCCGCAGACCAGCGCGCGCGAGCGCGGCGACCTGCTGCTGCGCGTGGCCGACCTGCTCCAGCGCGACACCGAGGCGGTGGCCGCGGCCGAGTCCGGCGACACCGGCAAGCGCCTGGTCGAGAGCCGGTACGACGTGGCCGACGTGGTCAGCGTCTTCCGCCACTACGGCCGGATCGCGGCCGAGGACTCCGGCCGGGTGGTCGACACCGGCAACCCCGACGTGCTCAGCCGGATCGTGCACGAGCCGATCGGCGTCTGCGGGCTCATCGCGCCGTGGAACTACCCGCTGCTGCAGGCCAGCTGGAAGGTCGCCCCGTGCCTGGCCGCCGGCAACACCTTCGTGCTCAAGCCGAGCGAGCTGACGCCCAGCACGAGCATCCACCTGATGCGGATCCTCGAGGAGGCCGGCCTGCCCGCGGGCGTCGGCAACCTCGTCCTCGGCGCCGGCCCGCAGGCGGCCGCGCTGCTGAGCAGCGACCCGCGCGTGGATCTGGTCAGCTTCACCGGCGGCCTGGTCACCGGCCGGGTGGTGATGGCCGAGGCCGCGAAGACGGTCAAGAAGGTCGCCCTCGAGCTCGGCGGCAAGAACCCCAACATCGTCTTCGCCGACGCCGACCTCGAGGTGGCGCTGGACTACGCGCTCACCGCGGTCTTCCTGCACTCCGGCCAGGTCTGTTCGGCCGGCGCCCGCCTGCTGGTCGAGGAGAGCGTGCACGACCGGTTCGTCGACGCGCTGGTCGACCGCGCCAAGGCCATCCGCCTCGGCGGACCTCATGACGACAAGGCCGAGACCGGCCCGCTCATCAGCGCCCAGCACCGCGACAAGGTGGCGGCGTACGTCGCCCGCGGGCTCGAGGAGGGCGCCACGCTGCGCTGCGGTGGCCAGGCGCCCGACGAAGAGGCCCTGCAGAGCGGCTACTACTTCCTGCCCACCATCCTCGACGGCGTCCGCAGCGAGATGAGCGTGGCCCAGGACGAGTCCTTCGGCCCGGTGCTCACCGTCGAGACGTTCAGCGGCGAGGACGAGGCGGTCGCGATCGCCAACGACAGCATCTACGGCCTGGCCGGCGCGGTGTGGACCCAGGACGCCGGCAAGGCCCAGCGCGTCGCGGGCCGGCTGCGCATGGGCACGGTCTGGATCAACGACTACCACCCCTACGTGCCGCAGGCCGAGTGGGGCGGCTACAAGCAGTCCGGCGTGGGCCGCGAGCTCGGCCGGGCCGGGCTGGAGGAGTACCGCGAGACCAAGCACGTCTGGCACAACATCCGGCCGGCCGAGCAGCGCTGGTTCCAGGGATAG
- the betA gene encoding choline dehydrogenase encodes MARDRYDVVIVGGGSAGCALANRLSADPGTSVLVLEAGHSDWRIDPFIHMPAALPFPIGSRLYDWRYETDPEPHMNGRKVFHARGKVLGGSSSINGMIFQRGNPMDYERWAAEPGMKEWDYAHCLPYFKRMETCLAGADDWRGGDGPLVLERGPAQNPLFHAFFDAVQEAGYHLTDDVNGYRQEGFARFDRNLHRGRRLSAARAYLHPVRHRKNLDVETLAMATKVRFQGKRAVGVDYVRGGRLKRSVQAGEVILSGGAINSPQLLQLSGVGDETLLRNLGIDVVHHSPGVGENLQDHLEVYVQYASKQPVSISEGLKWSKRPGIAWNWLVHRKGLGATNHFEGGGFARSNDDVRWPNLMFHFLPVAIRYDGTAPTEGHGYQVHIGPMYADTRGWVRIKSTDPKVHPSMQFNYLSTETDRREWVEAIRVARDILNQPAFAPYNDGELSPGLQVDTDEQILDWVRADAETALHPSCTAAMGVEEMSVVDPATMRVHGVEGLRVVDASVFPFVTNGNIYAPTMMVAEKAADLIAGNTPLPPADVPWYRHGDGSPLYPPGDPRNEQTEESS; translated from the coding sequence ATGGCGAGGGACCGGTACGACGTCGTGATCGTCGGGGGCGGCTCCGCCGGCTGCGCCCTGGCCAACCGCCTCTCGGCCGACCCGGGCACCAGCGTGCTGGTCCTCGAGGCCGGGCACTCCGACTGGCGCATCGACCCGTTCATCCACATGCCGGCCGCGCTGCCGTTCCCGATCGGCAGCCGGCTCTACGACTGGCGCTACGAGACCGACCCCGAGCCGCACATGAACGGCCGCAAGGTCTTCCACGCCCGCGGCAAGGTGCTCGGCGGCTCCTCGAGCATCAACGGGATGATCTTCCAGCGCGGCAACCCGATGGACTACGAGCGCTGGGCGGCCGAGCCGGGGATGAAGGAGTGGGACTACGCCCACTGCCTGCCCTACTTCAAGCGCATGGAGACCTGCCTGGCCGGCGCCGACGACTGGCGAGGCGGCGACGGCCCGCTGGTCCTCGAGCGCGGCCCGGCACAGAACCCGCTCTTCCACGCCTTCTTCGACGCCGTCCAGGAGGCGGGCTACCACCTCACCGACGACGTCAACGGCTACCGCCAGGAGGGGTTCGCGCGCTTCGACCGCAACCTGCACCGAGGCCGGAGGCTCTCGGCCGCCCGCGCGTACCTCCACCCGGTCCGGCACCGCAAGAACCTCGACGTCGAGACCCTGGCCATGGCCACGAAGGTCCGCTTCCAGGGCAAGCGCGCGGTCGGCGTCGACTACGTCCGCGGCGGCCGGCTCAAGCGCAGCGTGCAGGCCGGCGAGGTCATCCTCAGCGGCGGCGCGATCAACAGCCCGCAGCTGCTCCAGCTCTCCGGCGTCGGCGACGAGACCCTGCTGCGCAACCTCGGCATCGACGTCGTCCACCACTCGCCCGGCGTGGGCGAGAACCTCCAGGACCACCTCGAGGTCTACGTCCAGTACGCGTCCAAGCAGCCCGTCTCGATCTCCGAGGGCCTGAAGTGGAGCAAGCGGCCCGGCATCGCGTGGAACTGGCTGGTCCACCGCAAGGGCCTCGGCGCCACCAACCACTTCGAGGGCGGCGGGTTCGCGCGCTCCAACGACGACGTGCGCTGGCCCAACCTGATGTTCCACTTCCTCCCGGTCGCCATCCGCTACGACGGCACCGCGCCGACCGAGGGCCACGGCTACCAGGTGCACATCGGCCCGATGTACGCCGACACCCGCGGCTGGGTGCGCATCAAGAGCACCGACCCGAAGGTGCACCCGTCGATGCAGTTCAACTACCTGTCCACCGAGACCGACCGGCGCGAGTGGGTCGAGGCGATCCGCGTGGCCCGTGACATCCTCAACCAGCCCGCCTTCGCGCCGTACAACGACGGCGAGCTCTCGCCCGGCCTGCAGGTCGACACCGACGAGCAGATCCTTGACTGGGTCCGCGCCGACGCCGAGACCGCACTGCACCCGTCCTGCACCGCCGCGATGGGCGTGGAGGAGATGTCGGTGGTCGACCCGGCCACGATGCGCGTGCACGGCGTGGAGGGGCTGCGCGTCGTCGACGCCTCGGTCTTCCCGTTCGTGACCAACGGCAACATCTACGCCCCGACGATGATGGTCGCCGAGAAGGCCGCCGACCTGATCGCCGGCAACACGCCGCTGCCGCCCGCCGACGTGCCGTGGTACCGCCACGGCGACGGCAGCCCCCTCTACCCTCCCGGAGACCCGCGCAACGAGCAGACCGAGGAGTCCTCATGA
- a CDS encoding quaternary amine ABC transporter ATP-binding protein, whose amino-acid sequence MTATETEASSTTTTGGDAALSVRHLWKIFGKGAESIIGTPDADLSRAELKEKTGCVVGVKDVGFDVAPGEVFVVMGLSGSGKSTLIRTLTRLIEPTAGEVVIDGHDIVKASESELRDLRRKHTSMVFQHFGLLPHRQVLDNVAYGLEVRGVGKKERRARAGEIVDLVGLTGYERSYPDQLSGGMQQRVGLARALANDPSLLLFDEPFSALDPLIRRDMQNEVIRLHHELGKTMVFITHDLQEALKLGDRILILRDGEIVQVGTPPEVVGAPADDYVRDFVSDVPRSHVLTLKWVMRDPRPDDDLTGSTMPSDTIVRKAAQAVLASDKPVRVVEDGQVVGVVDDEEILRVVVAEEEAKA is encoded by the coding sequence ATGACCGCGACCGAGACCGAGGCGAGCAGCACCACGACGACCGGAGGGGACGCGGCGCTGTCGGTGCGCCACCTCTGGAAGATCTTCGGCAAGGGCGCCGAGTCGATCATCGGCACGCCCGACGCGGACCTCTCGCGCGCGGAGCTCAAGGAGAAGACCGGCTGCGTGGTCGGCGTCAAGGACGTCGGCTTCGACGTCGCCCCCGGCGAGGTCTTCGTCGTGATGGGGCTCTCGGGCTCCGGCAAGTCCACGCTGATCCGCACCCTCACCCGGCTCATCGAGCCGACGGCCGGCGAGGTCGTCATCGACGGCCACGACATCGTCAAGGCCAGCGAGAGCGAGCTGCGCGACCTGCGCCGCAAGCACACCTCAATGGTCTTCCAGCACTTCGGGCTGCTCCCGCACCGCCAGGTCCTCGACAACGTCGCCTACGGCCTCGAGGTGCGCGGCGTCGGCAAGAAGGAGCGCCGGGCGCGCGCCGGGGAGATCGTCGACCTGGTGGGCCTCACCGGCTACGAGCGCTCTTACCCGGACCAGCTCTCCGGCGGCATGCAGCAGCGCGTGGGGCTGGCCCGGGCGCTGGCCAACGACCCGTCGCTGCTGCTCTTCGACGAGCCGTTCTCCGCGCTCGACCCGCTCATCCGCCGCGACATGCAGAACGAGGTCATCCGGCTGCACCACGAGCTCGGCAAGACCATGGTCTTCATCACCCACGACCTGCAGGAGGCGCTCAAGCTCGGCGACCGCATCCTGATCCTGCGCGACGGCGAGATCGTCCAGGTCGGTACGCCGCCCGAGGTGGTCGGGGCGCCGGCCGACGACTACGTCCGCGACTTCGTCTCCGACGTGCCCCGCTCGCACGTGCTGACCCTGAAGTGGGTGATGCGCGACCCGCGGCCCGACGACGACCTCACCGGCTCCACGATGCCCTCGGACACCATCGTGCGGAAGGCGGCCCAGGCGGTGCTGGCCTCCGACAAGCCGGTGCGCGTCGTCGAGGACGGCCAGGTCGTGGGCGTCGTCGACGACGAGGAGATCCTGCGCGTGGTCGTCGCCGAAGAGGAAGCGAAGGCGTGA
- a CDS encoding ABC transporter permease has protein sequence MTATAAPPRVEPGAQPPVAPREATPRAVWAALVVVAWVVVWAVTKGTDTLARPIRERTDLMDRLSGFRDDVIASRDTNPIIKFTYALGDKFVSAVDWLQRMVSEPNFPRPVPELGWLGVTAVAVWIALAVAGWRIAVLVAASFVSFGLLGFWSDAMDLLIVTFVSVAIVVVIGMPLAVWIATSRRADRVVTVFLDLAQTMPTFVYLLPIVLFFGIGASGAVVCTLIYALPPLIRIAGHGIRSVSPTTIEATDSAGQTFLQRLFKVQLPMARSTIVVGLNQSIMAALSMATLASYVDGPGLGKPVLNALTRVDIGGAFVPGMLIVVMAIMLDRTVTAASQRRDVAAHGEGWSTRTRRIVLAVTGVAVLVCIYESRQALWAAQFPENQSGRWVADRVNSLTGWVVDTIGGFTEGVKNLVSSVLIDPLQSLLAESPWWLAAVAILALAWVFGRSRAIVPTVVCLVGIRLLDFWHDAMVTLTMTLVGTALVMVLAVVFGVWMARSRRVDLLIRPLLDAGQTIPPFVYLIPVLALFGPTRFTAIVAGIVYAAPAAIKLLADGVKNVSPTTVEASRSTGATTWQEITKVQLPMARGAIVLAANQGLLYVLAMVVIGGLVGAGALGYDVVLGFSRSEEWGRGAAAGVTIVLLGVMIDRITRAAADYQPQTAATRPGRLAARNRAGAATVG, from the coding sequence GTGACCGCCACCGCGGCCCCGCCCCGCGTCGAGCCCGGCGCGCAGCCGCCGGTCGCGCCCCGCGAGGCCACCCCCCGCGCGGTCTGGGCCGCGCTGGTCGTGGTGGCCTGGGTCGTGGTGTGGGCGGTGACCAAGGGCACCGACACGCTGGCCCGGCCGATCCGTGAGCGCACCGACCTGATGGACCGGCTGTCCGGCTTCCGCGACGACGTCATCGCCAGCCGCGACACCAACCCGATCATCAAGTTCACCTACGCGCTCGGCGACAAGTTCGTCAGCGCGGTCGACTGGCTCCAGCGGATGGTCTCCGAGCCGAACTTCCCGCGCCCGGTCCCCGAGCTCGGCTGGCTGGGCGTCACCGCGGTCGCGGTGTGGATCGCGCTGGCCGTGGCCGGGTGGCGGATCGCCGTCCTGGTGGCGGCGTCCTTCGTCTCCTTCGGCCTGCTCGGCTTCTGGTCCGACGCCATGGACCTGCTCATCGTCACCTTCGTCTCGGTCGCCATCGTCGTGGTCATCGGCATGCCGCTGGCCGTCTGGATCGCGACGAGCAGGCGCGCCGACCGGGTGGTCACGGTCTTCCTCGACCTCGCGCAGACGATGCCGACCTTCGTCTACCTGCTGCCGATCGTGCTGTTCTTCGGCATCGGCGCCTCGGGCGCGGTGGTCTGCACCCTCATCTACGCCCTGCCGCCGCTGATCCGCATCGCCGGGCACGGCATCCGCTCGGTCTCGCCGACCACCATCGAGGCCACCGACTCCGCGGGCCAGACGTTCCTCCAGCGCCTGTTCAAGGTGCAGCTGCCGATGGCCCGCTCGACCATCGTGGTCGGGCTCAACCAGAGCATCATGGCCGCGCTCTCGATGGCCACGCTCGCCTCCTACGTCGACGGCCCGGGGCTCGGCAAGCCCGTGCTCAACGCGCTGACCCGGGTCGACATCGGCGGCGCGTTCGTGCCCGGCATGCTCATCGTGGTGATGGCGATCATGCTCGACCGCACCGTCACCGCGGCCAGCCAGCGGCGCGACGTGGCCGCCCACGGCGAGGGCTGGAGCACCCGGACCCGCCGCATCGTCCTCGCCGTGACCGGCGTCGCGGTCCTGGTCTGCATCTACGAGTCCCGCCAGGCCCTGTGGGCCGCCCAGTTCCCGGAGAACCAGTCGGGCCGCTGGGTGGCCGACCGCGTCAACAGCCTCACCGGGTGGGTCGTGGACACCATCGGCGGGTTCACCGAGGGCGTGAAGAACCTCGTCTCCAGTGTGCTCATCGACCCGCTGCAGAGCCTGCTGGCCGAGTCGCCCTGGTGGCTCGCGGCCGTGGCGATCCTGGCCCTGGCGTGGGTCTTCGGCCGCAGCCGGGCCATCGTGCCGACCGTCGTCTGCCTGGTCGGCATCCGCCTGCTCGACTTCTGGCACGACGCGATGGTCACGCTCACCATGACGCTGGTCGGCACCGCGCTGGTCATGGTCCTCGCGGTCGTCTTCGGCGTCTGGATGGCGCGCAGTCGCCGCGTCGACCTGCTCATCCGCCCGCTGCTGGACGCCGGGCAGACCATCCCGCCGTTCGTCTACCTCATCCCGGTCCTCGCGCTGTTCGGGCCGACCCGCTTCACCGCCATCGTGGCCGGCATCGTCTACGCCGCACCCGCTGCGATCAAGCTGCTGGCCGACGGGGTCAAGAACGTGTCGCCGACCACCGTCGAGGCCTCGCGCTCCACCGGTGCCACGACGTGGCAGGAGATCACCAAGGTCCAGCTGCCGATGGCCCGCGGCGCGATCGTGCTCGCGGCCAACCAGGGGCTGCTCTACGTCCTGGCCATGGTCGTCATCGGCGGCCTGGTCGGCGCCGGCGCGCTCGGGTACGACGTCGTGCTCGGCTTCTCCCGCTCCGAGGAGTGGGGCCGCGGCGCCGCGGCCGGCGTGACCATCGTGCTGCTCGGCGTGATGATCGACCGGATCACGCGGGCCGCCGCCGACTACCAGCCACAGACGGCCGCCACCCGGCCCGGCCGGCTGGCCGCCCGCAACCGCGCCGGCGCCGCCACCGTCGGCTGA
- a CDS encoding ABC transporter substrate-binding protein: MNRKRGAGLLGAAAVAAMVLAGCGDSSIDKETKANEDQQASSGDCGEVNMAVNPWVGYEADAYVYGAVAEQEFGCKMNYKELKEDVSWQGFGTGEVDTVIEDWGHPDLEKKFFADQGDGSASNVGSLGAEGIIGWYVPPWLAKEHPDILDYNNLNKYAKDFATSETGSKGQFLGADPSYVQFDEAIISNLGLDFQVVFSGSEAASITAFQKAEKDHTFLIGYFYEPQWLFADIDLQRVALPPYTDGCQDDPAKVACDYPTTDLQKVAATKWLDEGGPAQDLFKKFSWTNDDQNVVAKYISEDKMSPEDAAAKWVADNQDKVDAWLS; the protein is encoded by the coding sequence ATGAACCGCAAACGGGGCGCCGGCCTCCTCGGCGCGGCCGCCGTGGCGGCCATGGTGCTCGCCGGGTGTGGCGACAGCTCCATCGACAAGGAGACCAAGGCCAACGAGGACCAGCAGGCCTCCTCGGGCGACTGCGGCGAGGTCAACATGGCCGTCAACCCGTGGGTCGGCTACGAGGCCGACGCCTACGTCTACGGCGCGGTGGCCGAGCAGGAGTTCGGCTGCAAGATGAACTACAAGGAGCTCAAGGAGGACGTCTCCTGGCAGGGCTTCGGCACCGGAGAGGTCGACACGGTCATCGAGGACTGGGGCCACCCGGACCTGGAGAAGAAGTTCTTCGCCGACCAGGGCGACGGCAGTGCCTCCAACGTCGGCTCGCTCGGCGCCGAGGGGATCATCGGCTGGTACGTCCCGCCGTGGCTCGCCAAGGAGCACCCGGACATCCTCGACTACAACAACCTGAACAAGTACGCCAAGGACTTCGCCACTTCCGAGACCGGCAGCAAGGGCCAGTTCCTCGGGGCGGACCCGTCCTACGTGCAGTTCGACGAGGCGATCATCAGCAACCTCGGGCTGGACTTCCAGGTGGTCTTCTCCGGCTCCGAGGCCGCCAGCATCACGGCGTTCCAGAAGGCCGAGAAGGACCACACCTTCCTCATCGGCTACTTCTACGAGCCGCAGTGGCTCTTCGCCGACATCGACCTGCAGCGCGTCGCCCTGCCGCCGTACACCGACGGCTGCCAGGACGACCCGGCCAAGGTCGCCTGCGACTACCCGACCACCGACCTGCAGAAGGTCGCGGCCACGAAGTGGCTCGACGAGGGCGGCCCGGCGCAGGACCTGTTCAAGAAGTTCAGCTGGACCAACGACGACCAGAACGTCGTGGCGAAGTACATCTCCGAGGACAAGATGTCGCCGGAGGACGCCGCCGCCAAGTGGGTCGCCGACAACCAGGACAAGGTGGACGCCTGGCTCAGCTGA
- a CDS encoding BCCT family transporter, translating to MTDTQDRPVAAGQHPERHLPVDWTVFGVAAALALAVVAAGAVWPEDFAAKSTSALNWVTGHFGWLFVLTSAGFVVFSAYLALTRYGNIKLGPDDSEPEFSTFSWVSMMFATGMGIGLMFWGVAEPLTHFNTPPLGEGEGGTPEAAESAMQYAFFHWGFHPWAMYAVIGLAIGYFAYRRGTGNLISATFRPLLGDRHGPAKAIDVIAIFATLFGSATSLGLGALQITGGIDDVFDRGGGSKTLAVAVIAVLTACFVLSAVSGVDRGIKFLSNANAVAAALLVFFLFVVGPTVFIMGTFTTTVGDYLTHLPAMSFNTGVYDSEASSWLGSWTIFYWAWWISWTPFVGMFIARISKGRTIRQFVVYVIVVPSLVSFVWFAILGGSAIDLQLNQGWDPPTTSSGGIALESSFFDLLREFPWGGLTVALAVFLVAIFFVTGADAASIVMGQLSQNGTEEPHRWLIVFWGVATGAVAAVLLWAGGLAALQTLVILVAAPFMLVLIGMCVSLLKALREETFESTLPSRVRRAVEHAQRYPDGP from the coding sequence ATGACCGACACGCAGGACCGGCCCGTCGCGGCCGGACAGCACCCCGAGCGGCACCTCCCGGTCGACTGGACCGTCTTCGGGGTCGCCGCCGCCCTGGCCCTGGCGGTCGTCGCCGCCGGCGCCGTCTGGCCCGAGGACTTCGCCGCGAAGTCCACCTCCGCACTGAACTGGGTGACCGGCCACTTCGGCTGGCTGTTCGTCCTGACCAGCGCCGGGTTCGTGGTCTTCTCGGCCTACCTGGCGCTCACCCGCTACGGCAACATCAAGCTCGGCCCGGACGACTCCGAGCCGGAGTTCTCGACGTTCTCCTGGGTCTCGATGATGTTCGCGACCGGCATGGGCATCGGGCTGATGTTCTGGGGCGTCGCGGAGCCGCTGACGCACTTCAACACCCCGCCCCTCGGCGAGGGCGAGGGCGGCACGCCCGAGGCCGCGGAGAGCGCGATGCAGTACGCCTTCTTCCACTGGGGCTTCCACCCGTGGGCGATGTACGCCGTGATCGGGCTCGCGATCGGCTACTTCGCCTACCGCCGCGGGACCGGCAACCTGATCTCGGCGACCTTCCGCCCGCTCCTGGGCGACCGGCACGGACCGGCCAAGGCCATCGACGTGATCGCGATCTTCGCGACCCTGTTCGGCTCGGCCACCTCGCTGGGCCTCGGGGCGCTGCAGATCACCGGCGGCATCGACGACGTCTTCGACCGCGGCGGAGGCAGCAAGACGCTGGCCGTGGCGGTGATCGCCGTGCTGACGGCCTGCTTCGTCCTCTCGGCCGTCTCCGGCGTGGACCGGGGCATCAAGTTCTTGTCCAACGCCAACGCGGTGGCCGCGGCGCTGCTGGTCTTCTTCCTGTTCGTGGTCGGTCCGACGGTGTTCATCATGGGGACCTTCACCACCACGGTCGGCGACTACCTCACCCACCTGCCGGCGATGTCGTTCAACACCGGCGTCTACGACTCCGAGGCCAGCTCCTGGCTCGGCAGCTGGACGATCTTCTACTGGGCCTGGTGGATCAGCTGGACGCCGTTCGTCGGGATGTTCATCGCGCGCATCTCCAAGGGCCGCACCATCCGGCAGTTCGTCGTCTACGTCATCGTGGTGCCGAGCCTGGTGTCCTTCGTGTGGTTCGCGATCCTGGGCGGCTCGGCCATCGACCTGCAGCTCAACCAGGGCTGGGACCCGCCCACGACCTCGAGCGGCGGCATCGCGCTGGAGTCGTCGTTCTTCGACCTGCTGCGCGAGTTCCCGTGGGGTGGGCTGACCGTGGCCCTGGCGGTGTTCCTGGTGGCGATCTTCTTCGTCACCGGCGCGGACGCGGCCTCGATCGTCATGGGCCAGCTGAGCCAGAACGGCACCGAGGAGCCGCACCGCTGGCTCATCGTGTTCTGGGGTGTGGCCACCGGCGCGGTGGCCGCGGTGCTGCTGTGGGCCGGTGGTCTCGCGGCCCTGCAGACCCTGGTCATCCTGGTCGCGGCGCCGTTCATGCTCGTGCTGATCGGCATGTGCGTCTCGCTGCTCAAGGCGCTGCGCGAGGAGACCTTCGAGTCGACGCTGCCCTCGCGGGTGCGGCGCGCGGTCGAGCACGCCCAGCGCTACCCCGACGGCCCGTAG
- a CDS encoding alkene reductase, with translation MADLFDSLTVGAWTLPNRLVMAPLTRNRAEGTVPGDLAVEYYSQRASAGLIITEGSQPTAEGQGYLDTPGFHTEEQLAGWRRVADGVHANGGRIVAQLMHVGRISHPDNTGGEEIIAPSPVAAPDEMFTADGMKPYPTPRAITVEEIPSVVEGYVQAARNAVEAGLDGVEVHGANGYLIHQFLAPGSNHRTDEYGGSPENRVRFALEVTRAVADAIGADRVGIRISPAHNIQGATEEDPADVAATYRLLVEGLAPLGLAYLSVLADPKQELVQDLRRSFGGVVIANDGFGEITTRESAQEILDKDLADAVAVGRLFLANPDLPARWQSGAELNEPDPDTFYGGGAQGYTDYPFLDD, from the coding sequence ATGGCTGATCTCTTCGACTCCCTGACCGTCGGCGCGTGGACGTTGCCGAACCGGCTCGTGATGGCACCGCTGACCCGCAACCGTGCCGAGGGCACCGTGCCCGGCGACCTCGCCGTGGAGTACTACTCCCAGCGCGCCTCGGCCGGCCTCATCATCACCGAGGGCAGCCAGCCCACCGCCGAGGGCCAGGGCTACCTGGACACCCCGGGCTTCCACACCGAGGAGCAGCTGGCCGGGTGGCGCCGGGTCGCCGACGGCGTGCACGCGAACGGCGGCCGGATCGTCGCGCAGCTGATGCACGTCGGTCGCATCTCGCACCCCGACAACACCGGCGGCGAGGAGATCATCGCCCCGAGCCCGGTGGCGGCCCCGGACGAGATGTTCACCGCGGACGGCATGAAGCCCTACCCCACCCCGCGCGCGATCACCGTCGAGGAGATCCCCTCGGTCGTCGAGGGCTACGTGCAGGCCGCCCGCAACGCGGTGGAGGCCGGCCTCGACGGCGTCGAGGTGCACGGCGCGAACGGCTACCTCATCCACCAGTTCCTGGCGCCGGGCTCCAACCACCGCACCGACGAGTACGGCGGCTCGCCGGAGAACCGGGTCCGGTTCGCACTCGAGGTCACCCGGGCGGTGGCCGACGCGATCGGCGCCGACCGGGTCGGCATCCGCATCTCGCCCGCGCACAACATCCAGGGCGCCACCGAGGAGGACCCGGCCGACGTCGCCGCGACGTACCGGCTGCTGGTCGAGGGCCTCGCGCCCCTCGGGCTGGCCTACCTGAGCGTCCTCGCCGACCCGAAGCAGGAGCTGGTCCAGGACCTGCGCCGCTCCTTCGGCGGCGTGGTCATCGCCAACGACGGCTTCGGCGAGATCACCACCCGCGAGTCCGCGCAGGAGATCCTCGACAAGGACCTCGCCGACGCGGTCGCCGTGGGCCGGCTCTTCCTGGCCAACCCCGACCTGCCCGCTCGGTGGCAGAGCGGCGCCGAGCTCAACGAGCCGGACCCCGACACGTTCTACGGTGGGGGCGCCCAGGGCTACACCGACTACCCGTTCCTCGACGACTGA